A window of the Trichoderma asperellum chromosome 4, complete sequence genome harbors these coding sequences:
- a CDS encoding uncharacterized protein (EggNog:ENOG41) → MSVNASVSATEDLPPGFKRLPDGTYQAVYNVDVIFTNINYGSDFRGIRSGTDKSLQDAILQVAKHISRGLYKVVSLNASEHMLTVIISTELSRDELMYKNGFPWDMEDDPQPDVVLK, encoded by the coding sequence ATGTCGGTCAATGCTTCTGTAAGCGCCACTGAAGACCTTCCACCGGGCTTTAAGCGACTTCCAGACGGTACTTACCAAGCCGTATACAACGTCGATGTCATCTTCACAAATATAAACTACGGCTCAGATTTTCGCGGCATACGATCAGGGACCGACAAATCCCTTCAGGATGCAATTTTGCAAGTTGCGAAGCACATTTCACGCGGGTTGTACAAAGTTGTGAGCTTGAATGCGAGCGAACATATGCTTACTGTTATTATTTCGACAGAGTTATCGAGAGATGAGCTCATGTACAAAAATGGGTTTCCCTGGGATATGGAAGATGACCCGCAGCCGGATGTTGTGTTGAAATGA